Proteins from a single region of Streptomyces glaucescens:
- a CDS encoding type ISP restriction/modification enzyme yields MPGVTYDDAPPLADLMPWSVAPPRLGRGWPAAPDPGSLKARWNALVRAEGAEREALFEPSRARTLRTAVAQLPGQSTGTERLLRATGPCPEPVRVLRAPFDEQWLLPDHRLIDAARPELWRVAGPGQVFAVEHPEDPALPLLATSVLPLLGPVRPLHRRPDGSEPNLAPGLLDHLAARLGHAVTPLDVLAWAVATTGPGLTVPLTADPGLWAEGLALGRRLLWLMRRDGERPRLPGGRRPYVRAPLPARPTTLRYDRDEEALLLDEGRISPVPPQAWDFEAGGARVLEHWFTARTGPAAAGTLTAVRPAAWPQTWTSELLELITVLTLIAELRLRREGLAVTAAITAAELREAGVLPVPDRVRRPASVLSSREEGPEGQLALL; encoded by the coding sequence ATGCCGGGCGTGACGTACGACGACGCTCCGCCGCTGGCGGACCTCATGCCGTGGTCCGTCGCACCTCCCCGGCTCGGCCGGGGCTGGCCGGCGGCGCCCGACCCCGGCTCGCTCAAGGCCCGCTGGAACGCCCTCGTCCGCGCCGAGGGCGCCGAGCGGGAAGCGCTGTTCGAGCCGTCCCGCGCCCGCACCCTGCGCACCGCGGTCGCCCAGCTGCCCGGCCAGTCCACCGGCACGGAGCGCCTGCTGCGCGCCACGGGGCCCTGCCCGGAGCCGGTCCGTGTCCTGCGCGCCCCGTTCGACGAGCAGTGGCTCCTGCCCGACCACCGCCTCATCGACGCCGCCCGCCCGGAGCTGTGGCGGGTGGCCGGCCCCGGCCAGGTCTTCGCCGTGGAGCACCCCGAGGACCCGGCACTGCCGCTCCTGGCGACGTCCGTCCTGCCCCTCCTCGGTCCCGTCCGCCCGCTGCACCGCCGCCCCGACGGCAGCGAACCCAATCTGGCGCCGGGCCTCCTGGACCACCTGGCCGCCCGCCTCGGCCACGCGGTGACCCCGCTGGACGTCCTCGCCTGGGCCGTGGCGACGACGGGCCCCGGCCTCACCGTCCCCCTCACCGCGGACCCGGGCCTGTGGGCCGAGGGCCTCGCACTGGGCCGTCGCCTGCTGTGGCTCATGCGCCGCGACGGCGAACGCCCCAGGCTGCCGGGCGGCCGCCGCCCCTACGTCCGCGCCCCGCTGCCCGCCCGGCCCACCACCCTGCGCTACGACCGCGACGAGGAGGCCCTGCTCCTCGACGAGGGCCGCATCTCGCCGGTGCCGCCGCAGGCGTGGGACTTCGAGGCGGGCGGAGCACGGGTCCTGGAACACTGGTTCACCGCCCGCACCGGCCCCGCCGCGGCGGGGACCCTGACGGCCGTCCGCCCGGCGGCCTGGCCGCAGACCTGGACGTCGGAGCTCCTGGAGCTGATCACGGTCCTCACCCTGATCGCGGAACTCCGCCTGCGGCGGGAAGGGCTGGCGGTGACGGCGGCCATCACGGCGGCGGAACTGAGGGAGGCGGGCGTCCTCCCGGTACCGGACCGGGTCCGCCGCCCCGCCTCGGTGCTGAGCTCCCGCGAGGAGGGGCCGGAAGGCCAGCTCGCCCTGCTGTGA
- a CDS encoding GntR family transcriptional regulator yields the protein MTSFAPDSIVLNRKLPLWYQVSQSLRASILGRSPRDPLRLPTEEQLAGHYGVSVLTMRQALKELEDEGLITRHRRRGTFIEPNARRGSPVRLLGSVDAIVAQQSGMTTELLEHGRVPVPAEAAEYFPDLGEAAAYHRLRSDAETGEPTNHARNWVRPELADRIDPDDLVRWPMTKVLRDVVGADISRITDTVEARLADPETARLLQVPLLSPILHYTGVTYDADGRVLDVAVIHYRGDRFSFTVTLDAT from the coding sequence GTGACCTCCTTCGCCCCGGACTCCATCGTCCTCAACCGCAAGCTGCCGCTCTGGTACCAGGTGTCGCAGTCGCTGCGCGCCTCGATACTCGGCCGCTCGCCCCGGGACCCGCTGCGGCTGCCCACCGAGGAACAGCTCGCCGGGCACTACGGCGTGAGCGTGCTGACCATGCGACAGGCGCTGAAGGAACTGGAGGACGAGGGGCTCATCACCCGCCATCGCCGGCGCGGCACGTTCATCGAGCCGAACGCCCGCCGGGGCTCGCCGGTCCGGCTGCTCGGCTCGGTGGACGCGATTGTGGCCCAGCAGTCCGGCATGACGACCGAACTGCTGGAACACGGCCGCGTCCCCGTGCCCGCCGAGGCCGCCGAGTACTTCCCGGACCTCGGCGAGGCCGCCGCCTACCACCGGCTGCGCAGCGACGCCGAGACCGGCGAGCCGACCAACCACGCCCGCAACTGGGTGCGCCCCGAACTGGCCGACCGCATCGACCCCGACGACCTGGTGCGCTGGCCGATGACCAAGGTGCTGCGCGACGTGGTCGGCGCGGACATCAGCAGGATCACGGACACCGTGGAGGCCCGTCTCGCCGACCCGGAGACCGCCCGGCTGCTCCAGGTGCCCCTGCTCAGCCCGATCCTGCACTACACGGGCGTCACCTACGACGCGGACGGCCGCGTCCTGGACGTGGCCGTCATCCACTACCGCGGCGACCGCTTCTCCTTCACCGTCACCCTGGACGCGACCTAG
- a CDS encoding CaiB/BaiF CoA transferase family protein encodes MERLPLPLEGITVVAVEQAVSAPFATRQLADLGARVIKVERVDGGDFARGYDTAARGLASHFVWCNRGKESIALDLKDPRGLDVVRRLVADADVFVQNLAQGAAARLGLDAATLCAAHPRLVAVDISGYGASGPYAGKRAYDMLVQCEAGLVSVTGTPEQPVKAGIPAADIAAAMYAFSGVLAALVRRGTTGRGGPVEISMLDSLAEWMGHPLHHAMHDGAPPARTGLAHAVIAPYDAYGTADGGRVLLSVQNDREWRRLAEQVMGRPELATDPAYATNAARVAHRERTDELVATALAALGTDEALALLEGAGIACARLRDVREVAEHPQLAARDRWREVGSPVGPLRALLPPITLPGGDTARMGDVPALGRHTGALLRAVGMTDDEIAALRRDGVVA; translated from the coding sequence ATGGAGCGTCTCCCCCTGCCCCTGGAGGGCATCACCGTCGTCGCCGTCGAGCAGGCCGTGTCGGCCCCGTTCGCCACCCGTCAGCTCGCCGACCTCGGTGCCCGGGTGATCAAGGTCGAGCGGGTCGACGGCGGTGACTTCGCGCGCGGCTACGACACCGCCGCCCGCGGACTGGCCTCGCACTTCGTGTGGTGCAACCGCGGCAAGGAGTCGATCGCGCTGGACCTGAAGGACCCGCGCGGGCTGGACGTGGTACGGCGGCTCGTCGCGGACGCGGACGTGTTCGTGCAGAACCTCGCGCAGGGGGCGGCGGCCCGGCTCGGCCTGGACGCGGCGACGCTGTGCGCGGCGCACCCGCGGCTGGTGGCGGTGGACATCTCGGGGTACGGGGCGTCGGGGCCGTACGCGGGCAAGCGGGCCTACGACATGCTCGTGCAGTGCGAGGCGGGACTGGTGTCGGTGACCGGGACGCCCGAGCAGCCGGTGAAGGCGGGGATCCCCGCGGCGGACATCGCGGCGGCCATGTACGCCTTCTCCGGGGTGCTGGCCGCGCTGGTGCGCCGGGGGACGACCGGGCGCGGCGGGCCGGTGGAGATCTCGATGCTGGACTCGCTGGCGGAGTGGATGGGCCATCCGCTGCACCACGCGATGCACGACGGCGCTCCCCCGGCGCGCACCGGCCTGGCGCACGCGGTGATCGCGCCGTACGACGCCTACGGCACGGCGGACGGGGGCCGGGTGCTGCTGTCGGTGCAGAACGACCGGGAGTGGCGGCGGCTGGCCGAACAGGTGATGGGCCGGCCGGAGCTGGCGACGGACCCGGCGTACGCGACGAACGCGGCGCGGGTGGCGCACCGGGAGCGGACGGACGAGCTGGTGGCGACGGCGCTGGCCGCGCTCGGCACGGACGAGGCGCTGGCGCTGCTGGAGGGCGCGGGGATCGCCTGTGCGCGCCTGCGGGACGTCCGGGAGGTGGCGGAGCACCCGCAGCTCGCGGCGCGGGACCGGTGGCGGGAGGTGGGGTCGCCGGTGGGGCCGCTGCGGGCACTGCTGCCGCCGATCACCCTGCCGGGTGGGGACACCGCACGGATGGGCGACGTCCCCGCGCTCGGCCGGCACACCGGGGCGCTGCTGCGTGCCGTGGGGATGACGGACGACGAGATCGCAGCCTTGCGCCGGGACGGTGTGGTGGCCTGA